In Bufo gargarizans isolate SCDJY-AF-19 chromosome 6, ASM1485885v1, whole genome shotgun sequence, a single genomic region encodes these proteins:
- the ING4 gene encoding inhibitor of growth protein 4 — protein MAAGMYLEHYLDSIENLPFELQRNFQLMRDLDQRTEDLKCHIDRLSCQYMSSARTLSSEEKLQLLRQVQEAYSKCKEYGDDKVQLAMQTYEMVDKHIRRLDTDLARFEADLKEKHIESSDYDSCSSKGKKKGRGQKEKKAPKVRSKVKNSDDETTKSGQKKIKLVQTTEYVTPASNFGKVHPSDVLDMPVDPNEPTYCLCHQVSYGEMIGCDNPDCSIEWFHFACVGLATKPRGKWYCPRCSQERKKK, from the exons atggcggctggcatGTACCTGGAGCATTATTTGGACA GTATAGAAAACCTGCCATTTGAGCTCCAGAGGAACTTCCAGCTGATGAGAGATCTTGACCAGAGAACAGAAG ATCTGAAGTGTCACATAGACCGTCTGTCCTGTCAGTATATGAGCAGCGCCCGGACTCTGAGCTCAGAGGAAAAGCTGCAGCTCCTCAGACAAGTGCAGGAGGCGTACAGTAAATGCAAGGAATATGGAGACGATAAAGTGCAGCTGGCCATGCAGACGTATGAGATG GTTGACAAACACATTCGGAGGTTGGACACAGACCTCGCTCGCTTTGAAGCTGATCTGAAAGAGAAGCACATTGAATCCAGTGACtatgacagctgctccagcaAAGGCAAAAAGA AAGGCAGAGGTCAGAAGGAGAAGAAAGCCCCTAAGGTCCGATCAAAGGTGAAGAACTCTGACGACGAGACAACAAAGAGCGGGCAGAAGAAGATCAAATTGGTTCAGAC GACAGAATACGTCACTCCTGCTAGTAATTTCGGGAAAGTGCACCCTTCTGACGTTTTGGATATGCCTGTGGACCCCAATGAGCCCACGTACTGCCTGTGCCACCAGGTGTCATACGGCGAGATGATTGGATGTGACAATCCTGAT TGCTCCATCGAATGGTTTCATTTTGCTTGTGTCGGACTTGCTACAAAGCCTCGTGGAAAATG GTACTGCCCCCGCTGCTCTCAGGAGAGGAAGAAGAAATGA